CGTCGTGCGCATCCTCACCCGCACAGACAGCCCGGTGACGATCCTCACCTATCAGGCGCTCGGCGTCGGTCTCATCATGCTCGTCCCGGCAATCATCAACTGGCAATCCCCCACGCTGCATCAGTGGGGCCTGATGATCGCTATCGGCATCGTGTCCTGGGCAGCGCAGCTCGCCAACATCAAGGGTTTCAAGGCCGGTGAGGCAACGGCCATCGCCTCGCTCGATTACACCCGGCTCCTTTATGCGACCATTTTCGGTGCGCTGGTTTTCGGCCAGTGGCCAAGCGTCGAGACGCTGATCGGCGCCGCGATCATCATCGCCGCCTCGATTTACACGGTCCGCCGGGAAGCCAAGCGCGGCCGGGAACTGGCGCGCGCAGCCGAAGGCCGCAGCGAATCCCAGTAAGATGCGCAAATGCCTGATCTCGGTATGGACATGACCGCTCCCCGTGAGGGAAGCAGCCATCGGCAGTCAAGCGCTTCTCGCCTCCGCCTGAGCACGTTTTTGGGCTTCTTCCTCGACCAGTTCCTTCTTGGAAAGCTTCCCGACCATCGTCTTTGGCAATTCATCACGAAATTCAAATTCTCTCGGCATTTCAATCGCTGAAAGGTGCTCCTTGAGAAATTGCTTCAATTCTTCACCGGTCAGCGATTGTCCTTCCTTCAGCTTGACGAAGGCCTTTGGCGACTGACCGCGATATTCGTCGGGGATGGCAATGACGATCGTCTCGTCAACGGCCAAGTGCTGATAGATCGCTTCTTCGATCACGCGCGGATAGACGTTGTAGCCGGAACACAGGATCAGGTCCTTGATCCGGTCGACCAGATAGATGAAGCCGTCCGCGTCGCGGTAACCGACATCGCCGGTGTGAAGATATCCTTCCGGCGTGATCGTGTCGGCCGTAGCATCGTCCCGTTTCCAGTAGCCCTTCATGACCTGCGGACCGTGCAGCAGCAGTTCGCCCTTCTCGCCCTCAGCCACATCCGTTTCGCGGTCTTCGATGCTGACAAAGCGTGCGCTGGTTCCCGGCACGAGACGGCCGATGGAACCGGCGCGGCGGTTTTCATCCAGCGGATTGACCGCGGCAACCGGGGAGGATTCCGTCAGACCGTAGCCTTCAACGAGAATACACCCGGTCAGCGTCTCGAAGCTCTCCTTGACCTCCACCGGCAGCGGAGCGCCTCCGGAAATGCACAGCGAGATGCTGGACAGGTCGTAGCTTGGCGTCAGCGGCGAGTTGTTGATCGCTGTATAAAGCGTCGGCACGCCGGGGAACAACGTCACCTGTTTGCGTTTGACAGCGTCAAGCAGCGCCTTGAGCTCGAAACGTGGCTGCAGCACCATTTCGGCCGCAAGAATGATCGAAAGGTTCTGAGCGACCGTCATGGCGAAGACGTGGAAGAAGGGCAGCACGCAGAGCATCTTCTCCTTGCCCAGCTGTGCCTTTTCGAAAACGCACCGCATCTGCTCGATATTGGCCGACAGGTTCTTGTGCGTGAGCATGGCGCCCTTCGGAACGCCGGTTGTGCCGCCGGTATACTGCAGCACCGCGATCGCCTCCTCCGGGTCGATGTCGACAGGATTCGGCGACGCTCCCTCCGTTTGCAGTTCGTCGAACCAGACATGCGCCTCGTCTCGCGGAATGACCGCAAGTTCCTTGCGCTTGAAGAGATTGAACAGCACCCTCTTTATTGTCGGCAGACAGAAGGACATCGGACAGACGATGATCTTGTCGAGCACCCGTTCCTTGCGGACCGCCTCGACCTTGTCGTAGATCACCTTCAGGTCCATCGTCACCATGATGCGCACATCGGCATCGCGTGCCTGGAAGCTGATTTCGCGTTCGACATAGAGCGGGTTGAAGTTGGCGACTGTCGCCCCGACCTTCAGGATCGCGAAGTAGAAAATCGTGTAGAAGGGCGTGTTCGGCAGGCAAAGCCCCACATGCACACCGGGCCCGACGCCCATGGCCTGCAGGCCGGCCGCCGTCGAATTCACAAGCTCGCCGAGTTCGTCATAGGTCCAGATCTTGCCCATGAAGTCGGCAGCCGGGGATCCCCCGAATTTCGAGACAGTGTTTTCCAGATATTCGTGTACCGGACGGGGCCTGAAGGCCGCGTTCCACTCCTCCGCAGTCGTCATAACGTTCTCCAACGCGTTATTTTCCGCTTCAATGCTTGAGGCCCGGCCAGCCGAATTGTCCGTTGACCGCGGCACCAGCCGCGGCGGGACACCTCCATCCCGGCGCCAGGCGCATTGAATGCGTCTCTTCTTGCTTCTCATTGAAATGACGCAACCTTCCGTTCACGTCAACTCACGACGTAACGACACCCCGTCACTTTTTTTGTGCGTGGAACCGATGCGCTCGCCTCCTTCGCCAGATGGTTCAAGGAAAGTGCAAGTAAAATCAGAATATTGAACAAAGGAGTCTATGGATCGACACAGCTATCGTTTCGGCCAGTTCCACCGTGGAAGTTCCTCCACGTTAGCAACCGTTTCGCCGAGTTCCTTGCGCAATTCATAGCGAAGGCACCCTGGAAGAGCGGCCAGCGTGTCGACCAGATCGCGCGCATGGGACACCACAATGACCTGGGTTTTGTCCGCCGCTCTGGTCACCAGCCGTCCCAGCGGTTCCAGCAGGTCTGGATGCAGGCTGGTCTCCGGTTCGTTCAAGACAATCAGCGGTGCCGGACGGGGAGAAAGCAGCGCCGCCGTCAGCAACAGATACCGAAGCGTACCGTCGGACAATTCGCTGGCTCTGAGCGGCCGCAGCAGGCCCTTTTGCTGCATGAACAGTTCGAAATAGCCCTCGTTGACGCTGACATTGATCGACGCACCGGGAAACGCGTCATCGATGGCTTCGGCAAGCGCAACCTCGTCGCCGATTTCGACGATGGTTTGCAGGGCGGCCGCCAGATCACCGCCATCGGGACTGAGCACGGGCGTGCGCGTGCCGATGCGCGGAAAGCGCGCCGGCGCATCCCTGTCCGTACGCAGATGATCGTAGAACCGCCAGGCGCGCATGCGCTCGCGCATGACTAACAGCTCCAGCCCGTCCTTCGGATCGGCGGCATGGGTCATCATGCTGTCGAAGCGCGCCATGTTCTGGTAGACCGGTATCCTCTGCCCCTGAGCGTTCAGGACACGCACGGTCGGACCGTTCCTGCCCGCAATCTCATTGGAGCGCGATAGGGCTTCGCCTGCCCACAGGGCCTCGCTCTTGATCTCCGGATCCATGGAAAACAGCGAGCGTCCGGCATCCGCCGGCAGTCCGAGATCGATGGCATAGCCGTAATCCTCGTCCGCAAAGCCGAGTTTCAGGCTGATCACGTTCTTGCGCACCGTTCCCTGGACCGGCACTTCCCCCTTTTTCATGCGTCTCGAGATGGCTTCCGGGCCTGCCCAGAGTGTCGACTGCAGGCCGCCTTCCGCCGCGATCGAGGCGATCGCCTGGCCCTGCGCCACCTCGGCCAGCAGGCGGATCGACCTGTAGAGGCTCGATTTGCCGCTGCCGTTCGCGCCGGTCACGAGCGTGATCCTGTCGAGCGGCAGAACGATTTCCCGAAGCGAACGATAGCCGGAAACAGCCAGCGTGAGGATCATGCGAACCGAAACCTCCCTGAGTGGACACATGCCGCAGATGCGCGCATAGTCTGCGGAATTCTCTTCATGGTGGTGAAGACATGTTCAACCCGAAAGAAGCGACCGAGGACAGTCTTGCGCTGAATTTCGCGATATTCTGTTTCGTGGGTTTCGCCTGCCTGCTGTCCATCTACATCCACTATGACAGCGGTTTGAAATACTGGCTTCTGGAATATTTCGGTGAAGAAGCCCAAGCGGTTATCCTGAACATTCAGGATGCGGATGGGGACCGGCTGACACTCAGAGAGGCGCTTCACGAGTCTCCGCGCGACACGTTCAAGAACAGCAGACATTTCGAGACACACGGGACGATGATCGTGGAGATCAATCCGACGGGCAACAATCCGCTTGCCCTGACCTTCAGGGTGCCCGACACCTGGTCCGCCCGGCTTCATTCCGAGTGGATTCCGGTCACCTATCTTGGTACCAACCCGAAAATTGCGCATCCTTCGGATCTCCTGGCTGAGTTCTGGTTCGACGCAAGGGTCCTGGTCTGGTCCGTCGGGATCGCTGCCGTTGTTTCTTTCCTTGGCTACCGGTCCGCGCAGAAATGGTCGCGTTTCAGAAACCACATGCGGCATTATTGAACCGTTTTCCTGGCTATCCCGTCCGGCATGCGATGTTTTCGGCCCAACAGAGTAAGGGTGGTCGCGTTTAACTCAACGACCTGGAATACGGTGTCGGAATCATGCACCCGACCCAAGTCTGCATCCTCGGGTAATATACGACATCAATAGATGGGACTTTCTTGACTTTTGCGACCTCGCTCGGATGGTAGGTATGGCTCCCACCAAAGTCTGTCAGAATTTTAAGACTACGCCTGCTAAGCCCTTCAACCTTCCTGTTCCAGACCTTGAATTCCATTTTTGGAAATTCTTCTTTCGTATACCGACATTTGATCTTTATTGGCACAAGTTCGTTCTTGATAAGCTCACGGATGTATTGAGCGCGATCCGCTGAGCTGATCCAGTCAGACTCTCCGGCAGTAACAATCAGCTCGGAAGTCGAAGTGCCCGTCTGACATGCACTCAACAATGTGCATAGAAGTACAGCTCGTAGTTTCTTGTTCTGAAACATAGCAAAACCAAAATCCCAGTTGCGTGGTGGACGTCAAAAACGAGCGGGAAGAAACTGCAAAGGCGGAAGGGCTCCTACAACCTTAACCAGATAAAAAACGCAGCTCAATCGAATTTGGATGGTTTTCAACGCGATCCCGTTTCATCAAATCCCGATAGTCGCATCGAAATGGTCGCGTTTCAGAAACCACATGCGGCATTATTGAGGGGCACCTTTCAAGTTCGGCTCCCCTGATCGACCAGTTCGAACCGGTCAACGTCGAAGACCCCGTGATCCGTGATTTTCAGGTGCGGGATGACCGGCAGGGGCAGAAAGGCCACCTGCAGGAACGGTTCTTCCAGCGTGCAGCCGAGCGATCTGGCCGCCGCTCGCAGCGTCTCCAGGTCCCGCCTGACCGTCTCGAACGGCTCCAGGCTCATCAGACCTGCCACCGGCAGCGCAAGTTCGGCCATCACGCTGTCGCTCTTCGCGACCGCAAAACCGCCCTTCATCGCGATCACGCGGTTGACCGCGGTTGCGATGGACGCGTCATCCGCCCCGACGACACAGATGTTGTGGCTGTCATGGCCGACGGAACTGGCGATCGCGCCGCGTTGCATGCCGAAACCGTGCACGAACCCGAGGCCGATATTGCCGCTATTTCCGTGCCGCTCGACAACGGCGACCTTCAGAACATCCTGCTCAAGGTCCGGAAGCGTCTTGCCGCCGGTGACGGGAAGCCGCTTTTTGAGGTGTTCGGTAATGATCTTGCCCGGCAGGACCCCGATCACGGAGGTCTCGTCGTTCCTTGCAGGAATGTCGAAATCGCGTGCGGCAACCGGCTGTGCCTTGACGCTTGCAAGCCCGACCGGTGCAACGGAACCACGGGCCTCGAACGCGGCGTCGCTCACCATCCGGCCGCCGCAGACAACCCTGTTGACCCGGCAATCCTCGAAATCGTCCAGCAGCACAATGTCGGCCCGTCTGCCGGGCGCAAGCAGGCCCCGGTCCTTCAGGCCGAAGGCATTGGCCCCGGACCAACTGGCCGCGCGATAGGCATCCAGCGGGCGGATGCCCTTGGCGATCAGGCGCCGGACCATGCTGTCCAGATGGCCCTCCTCCGCGATGTCGAGCGGGTTCCGGTCGTCCGTGCAGAGTGCGACAAAAGCAG
This region of uncultured Roseibium sp. genomic DNA includes:
- a CDS encoding AAA family ATPase, which translates into the protein MILTLAVSGYRSLREIVLPLDRITLVTGANGSGKSSLYRSIRLLAEVAQGQAIASIAAEGGLQSTLWAGPEAISRRMKKGEVPVQGTVRKNVISLKLGFADEDYGYAIDLGLPADAGRSLFSMDPEIKSEALWAGEALSRSNEIAGRNGPTVRVLNAQGQRIPVYQNMARFDSMMTHAADPKDGLELLVMRERMRAWRFYDHLRTDRDAPARFPRIGTRTPVLSPDGGDLAAALQTIVEIGDEVALAEAIDDAFPGASINVSVNEGYFELFMQQKGLLRPLRASELSDGTLRYLLLTAALLSPRPAPLIVLNEPETSLHPDLLEPLGRLVTRAADKTQVIVVSHARDLVDTLAALPGCLRYELRKELGETVANVEELPRWNWPKR
- a CDS encoding long-chain fatty acid--CoA ligase, producing MTTAEEWNAAFRPRPVHEYLENTVSKFGGSPAADFMGKIWTYDELGELVNSTAAGLQAMGVGPGVHVGLCLPNTPFYTIFYFAILKVGATVANFNPLYVEREISFQARDADVRIMVTMDLKVIYDKVEAVRKERVLDKIIVCPMSFCLPTIKRVLFNLFKRKELAVIPRDEAHVWFDELQTEGASPNPVDIDPEEAIAVLQYTGGTTGVPKGAMLTHKNLSANIEQMRCVFEKAQLGKEKMLCVLPFFHVFAMTVAQNLSIILAAEMVLQPRFELKALLDAVKRKQVTLFPGVPTLYTAINNSPLTPSYDLSSISLCISGGAPLPVEVKESFETLTGCILVEGYGLTESSPVAAVNPLDENRRAGSIGRLVPGTSARFVSIEDRETDVAEGEKGELLLHGPQVMKGYWKRDDATADTITPEGYLHTGDVGYRDADGFIYLVDRIKDLILCSGYNVYPRVIEEAIYQHLAVDETIVIAIPDEYRGQSPKAFVKLKEGQSLTGEELKQFLKEHLSAIEMPREFEFRDELPKTMVGKLSKKELVEEEAQKRAQAEARSA
- the ade gene encoding adenine deaminase, with protein sequence MPVIHDEGFLKRAIAAGAGEEHADLVLKNVKLFNVIDGSCRATDIAVVGDRIVGTYGSYEGREALDGEGRVAVPGFIDTHLHVESSLVTPFEFDRCVLPHGVTTAICDPHEISNVLGTEGIRYFLDASLETLLDLKVNLSSCVPATSFETAGACLEIGDLLPFRDHPNVIGLAEFMNFPGVLAGDPNVLAKLAAFQDGHIDGHAPLLSGLGLNGYLAAGIRTDHEATSAEEALEKLSKGMTILMREGSVSKDLDALASILTPDVSAFVALCTDDRNPLDIAEEGHLDSMVRRLIAKGIRPLDAYRAASWSGANAFGLKDRGLLAPGRRADIVLLDDFEDCRVNRVVCGGRMVSDAAFEARGSVAPVGLASVKAQPVAARDFDIPARNDETSVIGVLPGKIITEHLKKRLPVTGGKTLPDLEQDVLKVAVVERHGNSGNIGLGFVHGFGMQRGAIASSVGHDSHNICVVGADDASIATAVNRVIAMKGGFAVAKSDSVMAELALPVAGLMSLEPFETVRRDLETLRAAARSLGCTLEEPFLQVAFLPLPVIPHLKITDHGVFDVDRFELVDQGSRT